From the genome of Winogradskyella forsetii, one region includes:
- a CDS encoding AraC family transcriptional regulator, whose protein sequence is MKIQVKFDFLSICNNLLSEKLVRLGIKYKLNSSSEIEILERLSPEDKMLLYKELNSSGIHVIDNHQSILVQRVKNILMEIIKLDNYNDDFKVSAYIEDKLPHSYSYLSRVFSEATFMSIEKFLILKKIDYVKDLLIEDGLSLTEIAYKLNYSSVSHLSRQFKKTTGFSPSYFVNLKKQITTATKKN, encoded by the coding sequence ATGAAAATACAGGTAAAATTTGATTTTTTAAGTATTTGTAATAATCTGCTTTCCGAAAAATTGGTGCGCTTAGGTATTAAATATAAGCTTAACTCCAGTAGCGAAATTGAAATATTGGAACGATTAAGCCCTGAAGATAAAATGCTTCTATATAAAGAACTTAATTCGTCGGGAATTCATGTCATTGACAACCATCAGAGTATTTTGGTGCAGCGCGTGAAAAACATCTTAATGGAAATAATTAAATTGGATAATTATAACGATGATTTTAAGGTGTCGGCTTATATAGAAGACAAATTACCACATTCTTATAGTTATTTGTCAAGAGTATTTTCTGAAGCCACCTTTATGTCTATTGAGAAATTTTTGATTTTAAAAAAAATCGATTATGTCAAGGATTTATTAATTGAAGATGGCTTGAGCTTAACGGAAATTGCTTATAAACTCAATTACAGTAGTGTATCCCATCTTTCCAGACAATTTAAGAAAACAACTGGTTTTAGCCCCTCTTATTTTGTCAATCTTAAAAAACAAATCACAACAGCAACTAAAAAAAATTAA
- a CDS encoding response regulator: protein MAIEKLNIVLADDDEDDRALFELAVNELKVPHQFHMCKNGQELIDYFRKPETRLPDILFLDLNMPNLSGVETLKEIRKDPGLRNITVAIYSTSSSERDIEATFLEGANIYINKPADFETLKKIIKKVVTIDWQYHTSILNRDNFLFRF, encoded by the coding sequence ATGGCAATCGAAAAATTAAATATTGTACTTGCAGATGATGATGAAGATGACAGAGCGTTGTTTGAACTCGCTGTCAATGAACTAAAAGTCCCGCATCAGTTTCATATGTGCAAAAACGGACAGGAGCTTATAGACTATTTCAGAAAGCCTGAAACCAGGCTTCCCGATATATTATTCCTCGATCTCAATATGCCAAATTTAAGTGGCGTGGAGACTTTAAAGGAAATACGCAAAGACCCTGGACTTAGGAATATTACAGTGGCAATATATTCCACCTCATCTTCAGAGCGCGATATCGAAGCGACTTTTTTGGAGGGTGCAAACATTTATATCAATAAACCAGCTGATTTTGAAACACTTAAAAAGATCATCAAAAAAGTAGTCACTATCGATTGGCAATACCATACCTCCATTTTAAATAGGGATAATTTTCTCTTTAGATTTTAA
- a CDS encoding CheR family methyltransferase, with product MSKHKEVSNEQDLYVVGVGASAGGLDALTKFLKNFNGSSADICIVIVMHLSPDYKSQLASILDKRCKWPVVSAENNTELMSGNIYVTPQNKQIRIVNGSFILEDLSPRHSFTPSIDNFFMSLAKDKGKKAIGVILSGFGKDGSKGMTNIREIGGFTIVQLPETAEHRDMPNAAIDTGHIDLIVPAEQMYDDIVQFITNTRSIALSGIKKGSVDAIFELLEKRSGTDFSMYKPNTIMRRINHRIASLQLSSELEYYELIKKNPKELDHLFDTVLIGVTEFFRDLEAFDKLREQLTEMLNSKEPGDAIRIWSVGCATGEEPYSIAILLYELLGSSLNQYHVQIFASDIDERAISFGRKAMYNKELLDNVPAEIIAKYFEKSDNIHYEVKKEIKQHVLFTRHDITTDPPFVKLDLITCRNLLIYFSNTLQKQTFQIFHYSLRPKGLLFLGKSESVSVAADLFSKIGKGKMFRKAESSLNYQLKFSRLRSRNQDKKEEEKQDNIRNMSIADVAKETLYYKYNNPFVVINDTAEIKEVHGSLRLYVEISQGTMNVNLHKMVNPELVTIVKAVLAQVKKTNVTHTSHVVKFNLYEQLHYVRIKIIPLVYRINEVQYFMVIFEKIEPTEGHIELQKKLETSDFVNLRIKELEDELTSTKEHLQIFTEELESTNEELQTINEELQSSNEELKSSNEELETSNEELQSANEELNTANQELRLTNDLLVEKEKELKDAKDISQRNELIYKTIAENIPKGAVGILDKDFNIEYLAGQGVDKSEVSEFTGKYLPDLNSSEKEVKRLEKLCSDTMSKGAASMEVLFNNKFYDIRAVRFRMPYDNEDRILYLSQEATALRQNQIILETAVKASNLMVFEYDFEEDKLHADKAMYEFLELNQKKTITQQDVMSKVHPDDLKAKERSIKKALDTGEIHHEVRLQLSKGIRHIRITGRLIFDDNKIPKKGFGTLMDMTKDAMLLEKVKQSEERFKMIADQAPLSIWITDKDKGCTYLNQTCLDYIGAKMEECTGDNWINFIHPEDKETAISAYTDALINKKEYSCEYRLRRHDGKYQWFFNIGIPILDELDNFEGFLGSIANIDKQKTFRDELEQKVEVRTKDIRKANKELVKLNMNLEEFAYMASHDLKEPLRKIRMFNSLVKNNEEGSIEKYTTKIESSAERLTNLVNDIMDYSKIDDNNVKVETVNLDEIYETVMSDLEVLIDEKKVEIHKEELGEIKGISTRMYQLFSNLIRNAIKFNKNKPVIEITIDEVIGKDMSKHLKANHKVTFKKIVFKDNGIGLDEDKKDYIFKPFKKLNSSTEYIGTGIGLAICKRIMDLHNGCVDVESEIGKGSSFILYFPMDKKK from the coding sequence TTGAGTAAACATAAAGAAGTTAGTAATGAACAGGATCTATATGTCGTTGGCGTAGGTGCTTCAGCAGGAGGGCTAGATGCCTTAACAAAATTTTTAAAGAATTTTAATGGTTCCAGTGCTGATATCTGTATCGTAATTGTGATGCACCTGAGTCCTGATTACAAAAGTCAATTAGCATCAATTTTAGATAAACGTTGCAAATGGCCAGTAGTGTCGGCAGAAAACAATACAGAATTGATGAGCGGTAATATTTATGTGACGCCACAGAATAAGCAAATACGTATTGTTAATGGTTCGTTTATTTTGGAAGACTTATCGCCTCGGCATTCCTTTACACCTTCCATAGATAATTTTTTTATGTCCCTGGCCAAAGACAAGGGTAAGAAGGCGATTGGTGTCATTTTATCAGGTTTCGGAAAAGATGGTTCTAAAGGAATGACCAATATTAGGGAAATTGGCGGTTTTACCATTGTCCAATTGCCGGAAACTGCAGAACACAGGGATATGCCTAATGCGGCCATAGATACGGGCCATATAGATTTAATAGTGCCTGCAGAGCAAATGTACGATGATATTGTGCAATTCATTACCAATACACGTTCCATCGCTTTAAGTGGCATAAAAAAGGGATCCGTTGATGCTATTTTTGAACTGCTCGAAAAGCGTTCGGGTACAGACTTCTCTATGTATAAGCCAAATACCATAATGCGGCGTATTAACCATAGAATTGCGTCCTTACAATTAAGTAGCGAATTAGAGTATTATGAGCTCATAAAGAAAAATCCCAAAGAATTGGATCATCTATTCGATACGGTTTTAATTGGTGTCACGGAGTTTTTTCGCGATTTAGAGGCTTTCGATAAACTGCGCGAACAACTCACCGAAATGCTTAACAGCAAGGAGCCTGGAGATGCTATACGTATTTGGAGTGTAGGTTGTGCCACTGGCGAAGAACCTTATTCCATAGCTATTTTGCTCTATGAATTATTAGGTAGTAGTCTAAACCAATATCATGTTCAAATCTTTGCGTCAGACATTGACGAGCGTGCTATTAGTTTTGGAAGAAAAGCCATGTACAATAAGGAGTTGTTGGACAACGTGCCTGCAGAAATTATTGCTAAATACTTTGAAAAGAGCGATAATATCCATTATGAAGTCAAAAAAGAAATAAAGCAGCATGTCTTGTTTACTAGGCACGATATTACTACGGATCCGCCATTTGTAAAGTTAGATCTGATCACCTGTAGAAATCTGCTCATTTACTTTAGCAATACACTGCAGAAACAAACATTTCAAATTTTCCATTATTCTTTAAGACCAAAAGGATTACTGTTTTTGGGGAAATCTGAAAGTGTAAGTGTGGCCGCGGATCTATTTTCTAAAATTGGAAAAGGGAAAATGTTCAGAAAAGCAGAGTCCTCATTAAACTACCAACTGAAATTTTCGCGATTACGTAGCAGAAACCAAGATAAAAAGGAGGAAGAGAAACAGGACAATATTCGTAATATGAGCATTGCGGATGTGGCAAAGGAAACCCTCTATTATAAATACAACAATCCATTTGTAGTCATTAATGACACTGCTGAGATCAAGGAGGTTCATGGCAGTCTTAGGCTTTATGTAGAGATTAGCCAAGGCACCATGAATGTGAATCTGCACAAAATGGTAAACCCCGAACTGGTGACCATCGTCAAAGCGGTTTTGGCACAAGTAAAGAAAACCAATGTGACGCATACCAGCCATGTCGTTAAATTTAATTTATACGAACAATTACATTACGTACGGATCAAGATTATACCGCTTGTTTATAGAATAAATGAAGTACAGTACTTCATGGTTATTTTTGAAAAAATTGAACCTACGGAAGGCCATATAGAACTTCAGAAAAAACTAGAAACCTCGGATTTTGTGAATCTGAGAATTAAAGAATTGGAAGACGAACTCACGTCTACCAAAGAGCACCTTCAAATCTTTACTGAAGAATTAGAATCTACCAATGAAGAATTGCAAACCATAAATGAAGAATTGCAATCTTCTAATGAAGAATTAAAATCCAGTAACGAAGAACTGGAGACTAGTAATGAAGAATTGCAATCTGCGAATGAAGAGTTAAACACAGCCAACCAAGAGTTAAGGCTGACCAATGATTTATTGGTGGAAAAAGAAAAAGAGCTTAAGGATGCAAAAGATATCAGCCAGCGTAACGAATTAATTTACAAAACCATTGCAGAAAATATACCTAAAGGTGCGGTTGGTATATTAGATAAAGATTTTAACATAGAGTATCTAGCCGGTCAAGGTGTTGATAAATCAGAAGTTAGTGAGTTTACAGGCAAATATCTGCCAGACCTTAATTCGTCGGAAAAAGAAGTAAAACGTTTAGAAAAATTATGCAGTGACACAATGAGTAAAGGTGCTGCATCTATGGAAGTGCTATTCAATAACAAATTTTATGACATTAGAGCGGTACGCTTTAGAATGCCTTATGATAACGAAGATAGAATTTTATACTTATCACAAGAAGCGACAGCTCTTAGGCAAAATCAAATTATTCTAGAAACTGCAGTCAAAGCCTCTAATTTAATGGTTTTTGAGTATGATTTTGAAGAGGATAAATTACATGCAGATAAAGCGATGTATGAATTTTTAGAACTGAATCAAAAAAAGACAATTACGCAGCAAGATGTGATGAGCAAAGTCCATCCAGATGATTTGAAGGCAAAGGAAAGAAGCATTAAAAAAGCTTTGGATACTGGAGAAATTCATCACGAAGTTAGACTTCAGCTTTCAAAAGGTATTAGACACATTAGAATTACAGGGCGACTTATTTTTGACGACAATAAAATACCCAAAAAGGGGTTTGGAACGCTCATGGATATGACTAAGGATGCAATGCTATTAGAAAAAGTTAAACAAAGTGAAGAGCGATTTAAAATGATAGCAGATCAAGCACCTTTAAGCATATGGATAACAGATAAAGATAAAGGTTGTACCTATCTAAACCAGACTTGCTTAGATTATATTGGGGCTAAAATGGAAGAATGTACAGGTGACAATTGGATAAACTTTATCCATCCTGAAGATAAAGAAACAGCCATTAGCGCTTATACTGATGCTCTTATTAATAAAAAAGAATACAGTTGCGAGTATCGTTTACGACGCCATGATGGAAAATACCAATGGTTTTTTAATATCGGTATTCCAATATTAGATGAGCTAGATAATTTTGAGGGATTCCTTGGTTCTATTGCAAATATTGATAAACAAAAGACCTTCAGGGATGAGCTGGAACAGAAAGTTGAGGTCAGAACTAAAGATATCAGAAAAGCCAATAAGGAGTTGGTGAAGCTTAATATGAACTTAGAGGAATTTGCCTATATGGCAAGCCACGACCTTAAAGAGCCACTACGAAAAATTAGAATGTTCAACTCTCTTGTGAAAAATAACGAAGAGGGTTCCATTGAAAAATATACGACTAAAATTGAAAGTTCTGCAGAACGCTTAACCAACCTTGTTAATGATATCATGGATTATAGTAAAATCGATGATAATAACGTTAAAGTAGAAACCGTAAACTTAGATGAGATCTATGAAACCGTAATGTCGGATCTGGAAGTTTTAATTGATGAAAAGAAGGTTGAGATACATAAAGAAGAGCTCGGGGAAATTAAAGGTATATCAACAAGAATGTATCAATTATTTTCTAATTTAATTAGAAATGCTATCAAATTCAATAAAAACAAACCTGTTATCGAGATTACTATAGATGAAGTGATAGGTAAGGATATGTCTAAACATTTGAAAGCAAATCATAAGGTAACATTCAAAAAAATTGTGTTTAAAGATAATGGTATTGGGCTCGATGAAGATAAGAAAGATTATATTTTTAAACCCTTTAAAAAATTGAATTCCTCTACCGAATATATCGGAACAGGGATCGGACTGGCCATTTGTAAACGCATTATGGATCTGCACAATGGTTGTGTAGATGTGGAAAGTGAAATAGGTAAAGGGTCTAGTTTTATACTGTACTTTCCCATGGATAAGAAAAAGTAA
- a CDS encoding sulfatase family protein: protein MKHYLFLMVFAVLFSCHSDKKKSDPSEQEPTQNEKPNILLIVVDDQGYADFTPFENYDKTVSSPNIARLGKSGTVYTQAYVSAPVCSPSRAGIITGKNQFRWDIPASWGPGLPDDVKTLPEYLKEAGYHTARIGKNDLGRNFHKNDVREYPLNHGYDEFLGFSAHAHDYWANSQSIKKRTPDPYGTSALLGPLMHNMGDKSYEEGYLTDILTDESLDYLKRDHDKPFFLTLSYNAVHHLIHEVPKKYLDKYNVKEIPNYDPDSLVAFKNHKPGSYSAYYDKYSRVGAINTENLRQYYLANLNCLDDNIGRVLDALKETGLDKNTLIVFVSDNGGSPLTGSNNAPLTGGKYSLWEGGIRVPMAMSWPGQVDVGKVEKRYVSALDILPTLTKAAGIELTDTSIDGIDLLAPKAERLLVWKWQKTWAARKGKWKITNAKENHWKSEPSAQYIAPIRDDLTIKLFDIEADPGERNDVAAEYPEKVKELQQAYDAWCEANISKGTDIKKETENDTH from the coding sequence ATGAAACACTACTTATTTTTAATGGTATTTGCTGTATTATTTTCATGCCATTCAGATAAAAAGAAAAGTGACCCTTCTGAACAAGAACCAACACAAAATGAAAAACCAAATATTCTACTGATTGTTGTGGATGATCAAGGTTATGCAGATTTTACACCTTTTGAAAATTATGACAAAACAGTATCTAGTCCAAACATAGCACGTTTAGGTAAATCTGGAACTGTTTATACACAAGCCTATGTATCTGCCCCTGTTTGTAGTCCATCTAGAGCAGGAATTATTACAGGAAAAAACCAATTCCGTTGGGATATTCCTGCAAGTTGGGGACCAGGTTTACCAGATGATGTCAAAACACTTCCTGAATATTTAAAAGAAGCTGGTTATCACACCGCACGAATCGGAAAAAACGATTTAGGTCGAAATTTCCATAAAAATGATGTTAGGGAATACCCTTTAAATCATGGTTATGATGAATTCTTGGGCTTCTCTGCCCATGCGCACGATTATTGGGCCAATTCCCAAAGCATTAAAAAGCGTACACCAGATCCTTATGGCACCAGTGCACTTTTAGGGCCTTTGATGCATAATATGGGAGATAAAAGTTATGAGGAAGGTTATCTCACTGATATTTTAACGGACGAATCCCTTGATTATTTAAAGCGAGACCATGACAAACCTTTCTTTTTAACCCTATCTTATAACGCCGTACATCACTTAATTCACGAAGTCCCTAAAAAATATCTGGACAAGTATAATGTTAAGGAAATCCCTAATTACGATCCAGATAGTTTGGTAGCTTTTAAAAATCACAAACCTGGTAGCTATTCTGCGTACTATGATAAATATTCTAGAGTTGGTGCCATAAATACTGAGAATTTACGACAATATTATTTAGCAAATTTAAATTGCTTGGATGATAATATTGGCCGTGTTTTAGATGCTTTAAAAGAAACAGGACTAGACAAAAACACATTAATTGTATTTGTATCCGACAATGGAGGCTCTCCGCTTACAGGTTCTAATAATGCACCGTTAACAGGTGGAAAATATTCACTTTGGGAAGGTGGTATTAGAGTACCCATGGCTATGAGTTGGCCAGGACAAGTAGACGTTGGTAAAGTTGAAAAACGCTATGTTTCTGCGTTGGATATATTACCAACATTGACCAAAGCCGCTGGGATTGAATTAACCGATACTTCTATTGATGGTATTGATTTACTAGCACCAAAAGCTGAACGCTTATTAGTTTGGAAATGGCAAAAAACCTGGGCTGCAAGAAAAGGAAAATGGAAAATAACGAATGCCAAGGAAAACCATTGGAAAAGTGAACCATCAGCCCAATATATTGCGCCAATACGCGATGATTTAACCATCAAATTATTCGATATTGAAGCCGATCCAGGAGAACGTAACGATGTGGCTGCCGAGTATCCTGAAAAAGTTAAGGAATTACAACAGGCTTATGATGCTTGGTGCGAAGCCAATATTTCCAAAGGAACTGATATTAAAAAGGAAACAGAAAACGACACTCACTAA
- a CDS encoding helix-turn-helix transcriptional regulator, whose product MRKLDLLQGQGDSNDNRLIADFDISNKNILLAVNDVGVSFANLTCNYDTSKLVNSILKKNAVHFIYPNTDDVVFQINGKHKKRLVCPGEKTSIYMSTKHINSNFYVQSGEQQDISILSLEFSLFDSYREVDFHNYLENYYNSDAKEQIAMSVPSTDNRIKQTIQKAKKYCLGSKSDSLLVKAVISELQYIFIQQYLVLNNHTILEDSEIEKISTIPTLVENQIATKITVADIANELDLSIHKLELGCEIVFKCGVVSLINDIKLEKIANLLFTTTEPLPDILYKHGYLNRSYFYKIFEEKFNCKPFQY is encoded by the coding sequence ATGAGGAAACTAGATTTATTACAAGGCCAAGGTGATAGTAATGACAATAGGTTGATTGCGGATTTCGATATTTCCAACAAAAATATACTATTGGCGGTGAATGATGTAGGCGTAAGTTTTGCCAATCTGACCTGCAACTATGACACTAGTAAACTTGTTAACTCTATTTTAAAAAAGAATGCGGTCCATTTTATATATCCCAATACTGATGATGTGGTATTTCAAATCAATGGTAAGCATAAAAAACGTCTAGTTTGTCCAGGAGAAAAAACCAGCATTTATATGAGCACGAAGCATATAAATAGTAATTTTTATGTACAATCTGGTGAGCAACAAGACATTTCTATATTAAGTTTGGAGTTTTCCTTATTTGATTCTTACAGGGAAGTTGATTTTCATAATTATCTCGAAAATTATTACAATTCCGATGCCAAGGAACAAATTGCCATGAGCGTACCATCGACGGATAACAGGATTAAACAAACTATTCAAAAGGCTAAAAAATACTGTTTAGGCTCTAAATCTGATAGCTTATTGGTAAAAGCTGTGATTTCGGAACTTCAATATATTTTTATACAACAATATTTGGTCTTGAACAATCATACAATTTTAGAAGATTCTGAGATTGAAAAAATAAGTACCATCCCTACATTGGTTGAAAACCAAATCGCAACAAAAATTACTGTAGCAGATATTGCTAATGAATTAGACTTATCGATTCATAAACTGGAATTGGGATGCGAAATCGTGTTTAAATGTGGTGTGGTGTCTTTGATCAATGACATTAAACTAGAGAAGATTGCGAATCTGCTATTTACCACTACAGAACCTTTACCTGATATTTTATATAAACATGGGTATTTGAATCGTAGCTATTTCTATAAGATTTTTGAAGAAAAATTTAATTGTAAACCTTTTCAGTATTAA
- a CDS encoding FKBP-type peptidyl-prolyl cis-trans isomerase, which translates to MSQVKENDTVKVHYTGKLKNGQVFDSSLEREPLEFTLGNGMLIPGFEKAVIDMKVNDKKTVDIPMEDAYGDVKKELFHKVDKAQLPPEVKPEVGLGLASRDEQGNEHQFRIVEVNEDNVIVDGNHPLAGQELVFDLELVEIK; encoded by the coding sequence ATGAGTCAAGTAAAAGAAAATGATACGGTAAAGGTACATTACACAGGAAAATTAAAAAACGGACAAGTCTTCGATAGTTCTTTAGAGCGCGAGCCACTAGAATTTACGTTAGGAAATGGCATGTTAATTCCTGGTTTTGAAAAAGCAGTTATCGATATGAAAGTGAATGATAAAAAGACTGTTGATATTCCTATGGAAGATGCCTATGGTGATGTCAAAAAGGAACTATTCCATAAAGTAGACAAAGCACAATTGCCACCAGAGGTAAAGCCTGAAGTTGGTTTAGGTTTGGCTTCAAGGGATGAGCAAGGTAATGAGCACCAATTTAGAATTGTTGAGGTCAATGAAGACAATGTGATCGTAGATGGAAATCATCCATTAGCGGGACAAGAATTGGTTTTTGACCTTGAGTTGGTTGAGATTAAATAA
- a CDS encoding DeoR/GlpR family DNA-binding transcription regulator has translation MKRHQDILDRLAKEKHLEVLDLCDILNVSAVTIRKDLKLLEQKGLLHRTHGGASLENPYINERTVLDKEKISVEEKNGIAQMAASRIVENDSILIASGTTVQAFSKFIKAKNKLTVITSSLHVVLHLIHDKNIEILQLGGYIRHSSASVVGNYAEYILKNVSCSKLFLGVDGIDLEYGLSTTNLEEAELNKKMLKAAQKVIVLADSSKFGKKSFARICDLSQVDEIITDNGISEIKRKKLEEKEIKVTIVN, from the coding sequence ATGAAGCGACATCAAGACATATTAGACAGACTCGCGAAGGAGAAACACCTCGAAGTGCTTGACTTGTGCGATATATTGAATGTTTCCGCAGTAACGATTAGAAAAGACCTCAAACTTTTAGAGCAAAAAGGTTTACTACACCGAACCCATGGTGGCGCATCATTGGAAAATCCCTATATTAATGAGCGAACCGTTTTAGATAAAGAGAAAATCTCGGTTGAGGAAAAAAACGGCATTGCACAAATGGCCGCAAGTCGCATCGTTGAAAACGACTCCATTTTAATTGCTTCGGGAACAACCGTTCAGGCATTTTCAAAATTTATCAAAGCCAAAAATAAATTAACGGTGATCACCTCATCACTTCATGTGGTCTTACACCTTATACACGATAAGAATATTGAAATCCTTCAGCTTGGCGGCTACATTAGGCACAGTTCAGCCTCTGTAGTTGGTAATTATGCAGAATATATTCTAAAGAATGTATCCTGCAGCAAACTATTTTTAGGTGTTGACGGTATTGATTTAGAATACGGGCTGTCCACCACCAACCTCGAAGAAGCAGAATTAAATAAAAAAATGCTAAAGGCGGCCCAAAAAGTAATTGTATTGGCGGATTCTTCCAAATTCGGTAAAAAGAGTTTTGCTAGAATATGTGACCTTTCCCAAGTCGATGAAATCATAACCGACAACGGTATTTCTGAAATAAAACGAAAGAAATTAGAAGAAAAAGAAATTAAAGTGACCATTGTCAACTAA